The nucleotide sequence ATTAAAAGCCATATATATTAATTTTATAAAAAGGGTTATTTAACTGTTTCATGATGTAACGAACTATTTTATAATGTAGGAATTAAACAAGCAAATACCAAACTGATTATTCCATCAATTGCGTTATCTGTGTGGGATCCGGTCCTTTTTTTATTTATAAACAGCTTTACTACGAATTAATTTTTCAATTTTTTCAGAATTATAACTTAAAAGATCTTTAAGTATTTCATGCGTATGTTCCCCTGGTTCTGGTGCAGGTTCTGTAAAATCAGGCTGTAAGCTGTTTTCGGTAAAACCTGCAGGGAAACCTGTTAATGACAGTGTTCCATAAGCTTCATCTTCAACTTCTGTAATCAGCCCAAGGTCCTTTATTTGCGGGTCGTTTATAGCCTCTTTCAGATTATTTACTCGTGTGAAACAGCAATCACAATTATGCAAGAGATCTTCCCACTCTTTAAGGCTTTTTGATTTAAAGAGTCTTGTCAGTTCATCATAAAGTTTTGAGTTATCCTTATTCAATAGGCTCATTAAATCTTCTCTACATGTTGTTTTGCAGAAATTTTTGAACAGATTAGGTTCAATCGGACCAAAGAAAATTGATTTTTCGTCCTGCGTTAAGTACATCGTATAATTTGGCAAACCCCCATTCAGTAATTCTTTACCAGGAGCAGGCGGTTTCTCAGTAGTATTCATTCCTGCAATATAAATCTGGTTTAAGAAGAACGCTGCATGTAACATCGATGCATCAACTGTGCCTATCTCTACATTACTATCGCTATTTCTCTTACCTAATATAGAACTGATAGCTATGATTGCAGCTATATAACCAGAAGTAATATCTGCCAATTGAGCCGAAAATATAGACGGTGTACCTTGGGCACTGACGGATGAATAACTTAATGTTCCTGCTAATGAGAGAATATTGTTATCATGGCCGGCAATATCTCTCATCGGCCCTTTTAATCCATAGGCAGTAATAGGTATATGGATTATATCCGGATTGATATTACTGACTGCCTCTCCCAGAACTTTATTTAGATAATTTGCTCTGTTTCCATCAATTAGAATGTCAGAAGCTATAATTAAATCTTTTAAAACTTCCACACCGTCTTCATTTTTAAAATCTACTACAACATTTTTAAACCCTGCATTCAAAGCTCTGAAATAGGCACTCATTTTTCCTTTTTTGCCTTTTATGAATGGAGGAAGCTGGCGCATATAGTCATAAAAGGGAGGTTCACATTTGACTACCTCTGCACCAAGGCATTTTAAGAGATACGCTGCCAATGGCCCGGGTATATAATGAGCAATTAACAGAACCTTTATTCCTTTTAGCCAATCTACCTTGATGAGTTCTTGATTCATAATTGCTGTCCTCCGCTTGAAATCTTCTGCTCTATTAAAAAGGGGTAGAACTACCGATATAACATTCTATTGAGTATTAGACAATCAACCCATATTCCGATCCCTTTGAGCGTGATTTTATCTTAAGCTATAAAAATCGGTTCAGAATGAGAGATAAATCAATATATTAAATTTCACTTACACGAATTGTAACGGTATTATATTACCAAAGTATTTATCAGGTTTGTTACCAATAATAAATTGTTTTACTATGTCTGAAAAATTCTTTTCAACAACCCTGAATATGCTCAAAGACAAACAGATG is from Methanosarcinales archaeon and encodes:
- a CDS encoding CoA transferase, whose amino-acid sequence is MNQELIKVDWLKGIKVLLIAHYIPGPLAAYLLKCLGAEVVKCEPPFYDYMRQLPPFIKGKKGKMSAYFRALNAGFKNVVVDFKNEDGVEVLKDLIIASDILIDGNRANYLNKVLGEAVSNINPDIIHIPITAYGLKGPMRDIAGHDNNILSLAGTLSYSSVSAQGTPSIFSAQLADITSGYIAAIIAISSILGKRNSDSNVEIGTVDASMLHAAFFLNQIYIAGMNTTEKPPAPGKELLNGGLPNYTMYLTQDEKSIFFGPIEPNLFKNFCKTTCREDLMSLLNKDNSKLYDELTRLFKSKSLKEWEDLLHNCDCCFTRVNNLKEAINDPQIKDLGLITEVEDEAYGTLSLTGFPAGFTENSLQPDFTEPAPEPGEHTHEILKDLLSYNSEKIEKLIRSKAVYK